Proteins found in one Sporosarcina jeotgali genomic segment:
- the pstA gene encoding phosphate ABC transporter permease PstA, which produces MLHTRQPSSPSRIRYRLLADRSAKILFGAAALFGILIMGILLVRITSEGLNWLSLDFLTGRFSTSPEKAGIMGAVLGTFWLLAVVVPVTMVVGIGSAVYLELYSKSGRIRTFIQTNIGNLAGVPSIVYGILGLTVFVRALGFGSVVLAGGLTLSLLILPIVIVAAQEALRSVPSQLGDASYALGGSKWQTIQSVILPVALPAILTGAILALSRAIGETAPLVVLGIPALLIPFPGGILDRFTVLPMQIYYWTLDAALVADYAHLAAAASIVLLISLFILNGSAIYLRNKYSMKA; this is translated from the coding sequence ATGCTCCATACCCGACAGCCGTCCAGTCCATCCAGAATTCGTTACCGACTGCTCGCAGACCGTTCGGCTAAAATTCTCTTTGGTGCAGCTGCTCTGTTTGGAATCCTCATCATGGGGATCTTGCTGGTCAGAATCACATCTGAAGGATTAAACTGGCTTTCACTGGATTTTCTAACAGGACGTTTTTCCACCTCTCCTGAAAAGGCAGGAATTATGGGAGCCGTACTCGGTACATTTTGGCTGCTTGCCGTTGTTGTTCCTGTAACCATGGTGGTCGGAATCGGTTCAGCCGTTTACTTGGAACTCTATTCAAAAAGCGGCAGGATCCGAACGTTTATACAAACCAACATCGGCAATCTCGCAGGCGTCCCTTCCATCGTCTATGGAATTCTAGGATTAACCGTTTTTGTGAGAGCCCTCGGGTTCGGAAGTGTTGTGCTAGCGGGAGGACTGACTTTATCACTGCTGATTCTTCCAATCGTTATAGTCGCCGCACAAGAAGCGCTTCGGTCTGTACCCAGTCAGCTTGGTGATGCCTCTTATGCGCTGGGGGGATCGAAGTGGCAAACCATCCAATCCGTCATTTTACCCGTTGCACTGCCTGCTATTCTAACTGGAGCCATTTTAGCCCTATCCAGAGCCATAGGAGAGACGGCCCCACTTGTCGTTCTTGGCATACCGGCGTTACTCATTCCGTTTCCAGGAGGAATTTTAGATCGATTCACGGTGCTGCCGATGCAAATCTACTACTGGACTTTGGATGCAGCACTCGTCGCAGATTATGCGCATCTTGCCGCAGCTGCCAGTATTGTATTGCTCATCAGCTTATTCATTTTGAATGGATCTGCCATTTACTTAAGAAACAAATACAGTATGAAAGCATGA
- a CDS encoding IS1182 family transposase, whose protein sequence is MFKKYTMNQLILPLDMEMKLQKDDIAYAVNELVESIPGEAFTGFLRETGCPAYHPRMMMKVLLCAYTQSVFSGRKIEGLLKDSVRMMWLAQGYEPTYRTINRFRVHPEVKELLRQCFVQFRCRLVEEKQIDEEAIFIDGTKLEANANKYTFVWRKAVERYSASLMEKSNQMYEELLAKNIIPEIERESSDELTTNDLSNILNKLEDTVQIYDEKIEESEDTEVRKELRSQRKEPKQYRKKFQDFLQRKEKYRIHMEIFGDRNSYSKTDYDATFMRMKEDHMRNGQLKAGYNVQVATEGQYALAYDIYPNPTDTRTLIPFLNLIEKDYFELPEYIVADAGYGSEQNYGDILENRKRTPLITYNQYRKEKTKKYKEDPFNTMNWAYDEDADSYTCPNGRRLGFSYFSKRTDKYGFTREYKVYESDDCSDCPLRSLCTKAHEGNNRKLYINEKWEMHKTIIRAKLSEEKTGSLYGQRKIDVEPVFGFLKANLAFTRFSVRGNEKVKNEMGFAFMAVNLRKYTAINNIHASTNGKNTRKKASVHQKSVNTRFLFQFDWLCPSLVFFS, encoded by the coding sequence ATGTTTAAAAAGTATACCATGAATCAATTAATTTTGCCGCTCGATATGGAAATGAAGTTACAGAAAGATGATATTGCCTACGCTGTGAATGAGCTCGTGGAGTCGATCCCTGGAGAAGCCTTCACAGGCTTTTTGCGTGAAACTGGCTGTCCCGCCTATCACCCACGCATGATGATGAAGGTTTTGCTCTGCGCTTACACACAATCTGTGTTTTCCGGTAGGAAGATTGAAGGGCTATTGAAAGATAGTGTCCGGATGATGTGGCTAGCTCAGGGATACGAACCAACTTATCGCACGATTAATCGCTTTCGGGTTCACCCCGAAGTGAAAGAACTTCTACGTCAATGCTTTGTGCAGTTCCGCTGCCGACTTGTCGAAGAAAAGCAAATTGATGAAGAAGCCATCTTCATAGACGGAACGAAGCTCGAAGCGAATGCGAATAAGTATACGTTTGTTTGGCGCAAAGCCGTTGAAAGATACAGTGCGAGCCTGATGGAAAAATCAAATCAGATGTATGAGGAACTTTTGGCAAAGAACATCATTCCGGAAATCGAACGAGAAAGTTCGGACGAACTTACCACGAACGACCTGTCCAACATCCTCAACAAGCTGGAAGATACGGTACAGATCTACGATGAAAAAATTGAAGAAAGTGAAGATACAGAAGTTCGAAAAGAGCTCCGGTCGCAACGTAAGGAACCAAAACAGTATCGGAAAAAGTTCCAGGATTTTTTACAACGTAAAGAAAAATATCGGATTCACATGGAAATTTTCGGAGACCGTAACAGCTATTCCAAGACGGATTATGACGCCACCTTCATGAGGATGAAGGAGGATCATATGAGGAATGGTCAGCTCAAGGCAGGCTACAATGTACAAGTAGCAACAGAAGGACAGTATGCGCTAGCTTACGATATCTACCCAAACCCAACAGATACACGAACACTCATCCCGTTTCTTAATCTCATCGAGAAAGACTACTTCGAGCTGCCGGAGTACATCGTCGCAGATGCTGGTTATGGCAGTGAACAGAACTATGGAGATATCCTTGAAAACAGAAAGCGTACCCCATTAATCACCTACAATCAGTATCGGAAAGAAAAGACAAAGAAATACAAAGAAGATCCGTTCAACACAATGAATTGGGCTTATGATGAGGATGCAGATTCCTACACTTGTCCGAATGGCCGTAGGCTAGGATTTAGCTATTTTTCAAAACGTACCGACAAATACGGATTCACACGCGAATACAAAGTATATGAAAGTGATGATTGTTCCGATTGTCCATTGCGCTCCCTTTGTACGAAAGCGCATGAAGGCAACAACCGGAAATTATATATCAATGAAAAATGGGAAATGCATAAAACAATCATTCGAGCGAAGCTTTCAGAAGAGAAAACAGGTTCACTCTACGGTCAACGGAAAATCGACGTAGAACCAGTTTTTGGATTTCTGAAGGCGAATTTGGCGTTCACTCGTTTCTCTGTGAGGGGAAATGAGAAGGTGAAAAATGAAATGGGCTTCGCATTCATGGCCGTGAATTTGAGGAAATACACGGCCATAAACAACATTCACGCATCAACAAATGGAAAGAATACAAGAAAAAAAGCGAGTGTTCACCAAAAATCGGTGAACACTCGCTTTTTGTTTCAATTTGACTGGTTATGTCCCAGCCTCGTTTTTTTCAGTTAG
- a CDS encoding response regulator transcription factor: MEDGKKILVVDDEEILRMLIADTLAFEGYTVEEAQDGQEGFDKAATGQFDAILLDYMMPRLTGPEVLERLQPLNLGIPIIMLTAKAQQSDRDLAAHFGADYFMPKPFSPSELVTLVKQVLDSPSN; the protein is encoded by the coding sequence ATGGAAGATGGCAAGAAGATATTGGTGGTCGATGATGAAGAAATTTTACGGATGTTAATCGCTGATACGCTCGCTTTTGAAGGGTATACGGTGGAAGAAGCTCAAGATGGACAGGAAGGGTTTGATAAGGCGGCAACTGGCCAATTCGATGCCATTTTGCTAGATTATATGATGCCGAGGTTAACAGGGCCAGAGGTCTTGGAACGCTTACAGCCGCTCAATCTTGGAATTCCGATTATTATGCTGACTGCCAAAGCGCAACAATCAGATCGTGATTTAGCTGCCCATTTCGGAGCGGATTACTTCATGCCGAAGCCCTTCAGCCCTTCTGAACTTGTGACGCTGGTTAAACAAGTATTGGATAGTCCATCTAACTGA
- a CDS encoding diguanylate cyclase produces the protein MDYDKYQKLLIEKIGNAFTQWDHQRMVKESELYAFLHTLKGTAGTIGLGDLAEFCSAHLEILSPDDEAGIPISSLKNFKKNIRLLANGNKKKRRDLVLPELYVNKFDQETFILIIDDDLEFVSFVKELLEQLGAQVLVAMNGTRGIQQFYDMQPNIVLIDLQLPDMTGLDVFEKIKDTASDRHVISILMSSHQTNEVVAQAYAAGLMDFIQKPFELDLFLPYLFNRDKLQKSISQSITTDGLTGVGNRKRLDEILKYSERLTKRSGIPFSVVMMDLDHFKSVNDTYGHPAGDEVLKTFSQVALKEKRETDHIFRYGGEEFVMVISGDKDEAYTLVDRVHKSFNEIVFEEGDRTFSVTFSAGIAEYDSRTETLLMEADQALYQAKRTGRNQSILFDKNLVQVKRKLQVIIVDDDLLIRTMLEEELSGWDIPDIELSIKLFEDGVTFLAADWYDPDTNFIILLDGIMPGMDGLEVLERLKRRPDTNNILVSMMTARTSDEDIKSALWLGADDYMMKPFQNNEILSRIQNLSSRMF, from the coding sequence GTGGACTATGATAAGTATCAAAAGCTGCTCATCGAAAAAATAGGAAATGCTTTTACGCAATGGGACCATCAGAGAATGGTGAAGGAGTCCGAACTCTATGCGTTTCTTCATACATTGAAGGGAACTGCAGGCACGATTGGTCTCGGTGATCTGGCGGAGTTTTGCAGTGCACATTTAGAAATTTTGTCTCCAGATGATGAAGCCGGTATTCCTATCTCATCATTAAAGAATTTTAAAAAGAACATTCGATTACTTGCCAACGGGAACAAAAAGAAAAGGCGGGACCTCGTGCTGCCGGAATTATATGTAAATAAGTTCGATCAAGAGACCTTCATCTTAATCATAGATGATGATTTGGAATTTGTGTCGTTTGTCAAAGAATTGCTGGAACAATTGGGGGCCCAAGTACTTGTAGCGATGAATGGTACGCGAGGGATTCAGCAATTTTACGACATGCAGCCCAATATCGTATTGATCGATCTTCAGCTTCCGGATATGACAGGGTTGGATGTATTTGAAAAAATCAAAGATACTGCAAGTGATCGTCATGTCATCTCCATTTTAATGAGCAGTCACCAAACGAATGAGGTCGTTGCACAAGCGTATGCAGCAGGTTTGATGGATTTCATTCAGAAGCCATTTGAATTAGATTTGTTTTTGCCTTACTTATTCAATCGGGATAAGCTGCAGAAGTCGATTAGCCAATCCATTACGACGGACGGTTTAACAGGCGTAGGCAATCGGAAACGTTTAGATGAGATACTTAAATATAGTGAACGGTTAACGAAGCGCTCTGGGATTCCATTCTCTGTCGTTATGATGGACTTGGATCATTTTAAAAGTGTAAATGATACATATGGACATCCTGCAGGAGATGAAGTGCTGAAGACCTTCAGCCAAGTTGCACTTAAAGAAAAACGTGAAACGGATCATATCTTCCGTTATGGCGGAGAAGAGTTTGTCATGGTCATTTCCGGTGATAAGGATGAAGCTTATACCTTAGTGGATAGAGTGCATAAGTCGTTTAATGAAATTGTTTTTGAAGAAGGAGATCGTACGTTTTCAGTTACGTTCTCTGCCGGAATCGCAGAGTATGACAGCAGAACGGAAACGCTGCTGATGGAGGCTGACCAAGCACTTTATCAGGCAAAACGCACTGGGCGTAATCAAAGCATCCTGTTTGATAAGAATCTTGTACAAGTAAAACGTAAACTGCAAGTGATCATTGTCGACGATGATCTACTGATTCGGACCATGCTGGAAGAAGAACTGAGCGGATGGGATATTCCAGATATTGAGTTATCCATCAAACTGTTTGAGGATGGGGTTACGTTTTTAGCTGCAGATTGGTATGATCCGGATACAAACTTCATTATCCTGCTAGACGGTATTATGCCAGGTATGGATGGACTGGAAGTATTGGAGCGCTTAAAGCGCAGGCCTGATACGAATAATATCCTGGTTTCGATGATGACTGCCCGAACAAGCGATGAAGACATTAAGTCTGCGCTATGGCTTGGTGCCGATGACTATATGATGAAGCCATTCCAAAATAATGAGATTCTATCTCGGATTCAAAACTTATCATCCAGAATGTTTTAA
- the glmM gene encoding phosphoglucosamine mutase: protein MTKYFGTDGVRGVANAELTPELAFKLGRFGGHVLTQHSTDVARVLVGKDTRISGQMLESALIAGLLSTGVEVMTLGVISTPGVAYLTRAMNAQAGVMISASHNPVEDNGIKFFGADGFKLSDDLESEIEQLLNSETDTLPRPTGGDVGTITEYFEGCQKYNQYLKQTIDGDFEGMHVVLDCAHGATSTIATHVFADLEADLTTMGASPNGLNINDGVGSTHPEELAKLVLEKNAQIGLAFDGDGDRLIAVDETGTIVDGDQIMYVIGSYLHSKGALNSDTIVSTVMSNLGFYKALEEQGIESAQTAVGDRYVVEEMRKGNYNLGGEQSGHIVLLDYNTTGDGLITGLQLVNIMKRTGKKLSELTSGMTIYPQKLVNIRVTDKHAVTDNAKVAEIIKEVEVEMAGEGRVLVRPSGTEPLVRVMVEAPTTEACESYSTRIVNVVTQEMGLD, encoded by the coding sequence ATGACTAAGTATTTCGGTACGGATGGTGTAAGAGGCGTTGCAAATGCAGAATTGACTCCGGAATTGGCGTTTAAGTTAGGTCGTTTCGGCGGTCATGTCCTCACGCAGCATTCAACGGATGTAGCACGTGTACTTGTTGGAAAAGATACTCGTATTTCAGGCCAAATGCTTGAAAGTGCACTGATAGCAGGGCTTTTATCAACAGGAGTCGAAGTGATGACGTTGGGAGTTATCAGTACACCAGGTGTTGCCTACTTGACTCGAGCTATGAATGCTCAAGCGGGTGTAATGATTTCAGCTTCACATAATCCAGTCGAAGATAACGGCATTAAGTTCTTTGGAGCAGATGGCTTTAAGCTGTCGGATGATCTTGAATCCGAAATTGAACAGCTGCTCAATTCAGAAACAGATACATTACCGCGTCCAACTGGCGGGGACGTAGGAACCATTACAGAATACTTCGAAGGCTGCCAAAAATACAATCAGTATTTGAAACAGACAATCGATGGTGATTTTGAAGGGATGCACGTTGTACTCGATTGTGCTCACGGTGCAACTTCTACAATTGCGACACATGTATTTGCAGATTTAGAAGCTGACCTCACAACAATGGGGGCATCTCCAAATGGCTTAAACATCAATGATGGCGTTGGTTCTACACATCCTGAAGAACTTGCTAAACTTGTCCTTGAGAAAAATGCGCAGATCGGACTTGCATTTGACGGGGATGGAGACCGCTTAATCGCAGTTGATGAAACAGGAACAATTGTAGATGGGGATCAGATTATGTATGTAATCGGAAGTTATCTTCACTCTAAAGGCGCATTGAATTCAGACACGATTGTTTCAACGGTAATGAGTAATCTCGGATTCTATAAAGCGTTAGAAGAACAAGGAATCGAGAGTGCTCAAACAGCAGTGGGTGATCGTTATGTTGTTGAGGAAATGCGTAAAGGAAACTACAATCTTGGCGGCGAACAGTCAGGACATATTGTTTTACTGGACTACAATACAACAGGCGACGGCCTCATCACGGGGCTGCAGCTTGTCAATATTATGAAGCGAACAGGTAAGAAACTGTCCGAACTTACGAGCGGCATGACGATTTATCCGCAAAAACTTGTTAATATCCGAGTGACGGATAAACATGCAGTAACGGACAATGCAAAAGTCGCTGAAATTATCAAAGAAGTGGAAGTTGAAATGGCTGGAGAAGGACGTGTTCTCGTAAGACCTTCCGGTACTGAGCCATTGGTTCGGGTAATGGTCGAAGCACCTACAACTGAAGCATGTGAAAGTTATAGCACGCGAATTGTCAATGTGGTCACACAAGAAATGGGACTGGACTGA
- a CDS encoding CdaR family protein: MDKFMDSPWFLRLTALALALFLFFSVRADQDKSSLANVGDSMGIIRDVPVEVYYDNENLVVTGVPETVNMTISGPANLVQTTKLIKDFTLKVDLRSMPMGSHTVQIQTENISDKINVELDPATIEVNIEEKITQSFRVDPEMNDKLLAEDYELVKMEVNPSTIEVTGAKSIVDAISFVKVSVTGDNGIDKSFEQKGRVRVLDRDLNKLNVSIEPEEVTVKVDVEAYHKEVPISVKQKGKTKDGVTVNSLTSDEKMVTLYGPRKTVDAIDQLNVDVDVSELSGSGKQSVELPKPKGILKMSVDKVNVNIDVKVSSEAETDTTDEKQDDDQASLPPSESGSNSDNAAEEPSSNGQEPATVTKKTRKFTGIMIGLQDLDKSFTGNIIKPSDGLAAITLTGEEKVIDALTESDVKVFADAKSVNHSGEHVLPIFVRVPPDVQYEVNFKDITVMVEQA; encoded by the coding sequence ATGGATAAATTTATGGATAGTCCTTGGTTTCTGCGACTGACAGCACTCGCACTTGCACTATTTCTCTTCTTTTCTGTCCGTGCAGACCAAGACAAATCATCTCTTGCAAATGTAGGAGACTCAATGGGGATCATTCGGGATGTGCCTGTTGAAGTTTACTACGACAACGAGAACCTGGTGGTTACGGGAGTTCCTGAAACTGTCAACATGACGATTTCAGGACCGGCTAATCTAGTTCAAACAACAAAGTTGATAAAAGACTTTACTTTAAAAGTTGATTTGCGAAGTATGCCGATGGGAAGCCACACAGTTCAAATTCAAACAGAAAACATTTCAGATAAAATTAATGTCGAACTGGATCCAGCAACAATTGAGGTAAATATAGAAGAAAAAATTACACAGTCGTTTAGAGTCGATCCGGAAATGAACGATAAGCTGCTGGCTGAAGATTACGAACTCGTGAAGATGGAAGTGAATCCATCGACGATCGAAGTAACAGGTGCTAAAAGTATTGTAGATGCTATCAGTTTTGTAAAAGTCTCTGTCACCGGCGATAATGGAATTGATAAGTCGTTTGAGCAAAAAGGAAGAGTTCGGGTACTCGATCGGGACTTGAATAAGTTGAATGTTTCAATTGAACCAGAAGAAGTCACTGTAAAAGTGGATGTAGAAGCGTATCATAAAGAAGTACCCATCTCGGTAAAGCAAAAAGGAAAAACGAAAGATGGAGTTACCGTCAACTCCTTAACATCTGACGAAAAAATGGTTACGTTATATGGACCCCGCAAAACGGTGGATGCAATTGATCAGCTAAACGTGGATGTAGATGTAAGTGAGCTATCTGGAAGCGGGAAGCAATCGGTTGAATTGCCTAAACCTAAAGGAATTTTGAAAATGTCGGTGGACAAAGTGAACGTTAATATTGACGTCAAAGTATCTTCAGAGGCAGAAACCGATACTACTGACGAGAAACAGGATGATGATCAAGCCAGTCTGCCGCCTTCTGAGAGCGGTTCAAATTCTGACAATGCAGCGGAGGAGCCTTCCAGTAATGGACAGGAACCTGCAACCGTTACTAAAAAGACTCGTAAATTCACTGGTATAATGATTGGGTTACAAGATCTAGATAAGAGCTTTACAGGGAATATCATAAAACCTTCAGATGGTTTAGCGGCAATTACGTTAACAGGTGAAGAAAAAGTTATCGATGCACTTACTGAGTCGGACGTTAAGGTTTTTGCTGATGCAAAAAGTGTGAACCACTCAGGAGAACACGTTTTACCAATTTTTGTGCGGGTGCCTCCGGACGTTCAGTATGAAGTGAATTTTAAAGATATTACAGTAATGGTTGAACAAGCGTAA
- the cdaA gene encoding diadenylate cyclase CdaA, which yields MPDWGIITNMNAVEVLKAILDVLLVWFVVYKLITIIKGTKAVQLLKGIFVILIVRILTELLGLDTLKWMVEQVLTFGFLAVIIIFQPELRRALEQLGRGRLFARTQMQEEEERDRLISAFTKSVSYMAKRRIGALITVEKETGLSEYIETGIAMNSDISSELLINIFIPNTPLHDGAVIVQKNKIAAAACYLPLSESPFISKELGTRHRAALGISEVTDAFTIIVSEETGAVSVTIDGDINRNVTMEEFEQIVRLAWFGDTAAVSAVNSIWKWGKRKNG from the coding sequence ATGCCTGATTGGGGAATAATTACAAATATGAATGCCGTTGAAGTCTTGAAAGCCATTTTGGATGTGCTTCTCGTTTGGTTTGTTGTGTATAAACTGATCACAATTATTAAAGGTACAAAAGCTGTACAGCTGTTAAAAGGAATCTTTGTCATTTTAATTGTCCGGATTCTAACTGAACTGCTTGGTCTGGATACGTTGAAATGGATGGTAGAACAAGTGCTGACGTTTGGTTTCCTGGCGGTTATCATTATCTTCCAGCCGGAACTGCGCAGAGCGCTCGAACAACTTGGACGCGGAAGATTGTTTGCTCGGACTCAAATGCAGGAGGAAGAAGAGCGGGACCGCTTAATCAGTGCATTTACTAAATCTGTGAGTTATATGGCGAAACGACGAATCGGTGCGCTGATCACAGTGGAAAAAGAAACTGGACTCAGTGAATACATTGAGACTGGGATTGCCATGAATTCGGATATTTCATCCGAATTGCTTATTAACATCTTTATTCCGAACACACCGCTGCATGATGGGGCAGTCATTGTACAAAAAAATAAAATTGCTGCAGCAGCATGTTATTTACCGCTTTCCGAAAGCCCATTCATTTCTAAGGAACTAGGAACCCGACACAGGGCAGCACTGGGAATTAGTGAAGTGACAGATGCCTTTACAATTATTGTTTCAGAAGAAACTGGAGCAGTGAGTGTGACAATTGACGGTGATATCAATCGGAATGTCACAATGGAAGAATTTGAACAGATTGTACGTCTCGCATGGTTCGGAGACACTGCAGCCGTTAGCGCTGTAAACTCCATTTGGAAATGGGGGAAGAGAAAAAATGGATAA
- a CDS encoding anti-sigma factor family protein, producing MTNCPIEVVQYMHEYLDGEISPDEEQVLNEHLESCGECQKLFDELSDAVALLEHAEPMQAPDGFAEGVMARLPQSIQQKKKKGVNRWLRKHPLLSAAALFLILMSAALFSSYNTNEQFSVTMQPNLIIEGDTVVVPAGEVIKGDLVVKNGDLRIEGQVDGNVTVIRGEKYMASTAVVTGNIEEIDELFDWMWYKIKTAFKGLTPDKTEKEESE from the coding sequence ATGACTAACTGTCCAATTGAAGTTGTCCAATATATGCACGAATACCTGGATGGAGAAATCTCTCCTGACGAAGAACAGGTATTGAACGAGCATCTAGAATCATGTGGGGAATGTCAAAAGCTATTCGATGAATTAAGTGATGCGGTCGCGCTTCTCGAACATGCAGAACCCATGCAGGCACCTGATGGTTTTGCAGAAGGAGTAATGGCACGTTTGCCGCAAAGCATACAGCAAAAAAAGAAAAAAGGTGTAAATCGCTGGTTACGCAAACATCCGTTATTGTCTGCAGCAGCGCTATTTCTCATTTTGATGAGTGCGGCACTTTTTTCAAGTTACAATACAAACGAACAATTTTCAGTGACCATGCAGCCGAACCTTATCATTGAAGGCGATACAGTTGTTGTCCCAGCTGGTGAAGTGATTAAGGGAGACCTCGTTGTGAAGAACGGAGATCTGCGTATCGAAGGACAGGTGGATGGGAACGTAACCGTTATCCGAGGAGAAAAGTACATGGCTTCTACAGCGGTAGTAACGGGGAATATTGAGGAAATTGATGAGCTGTTCGACTGGATGTGGTATAAGATTAAAACCGCATTTAAAGGACTCACCCCTGATAAAACTGAAAAAGAAGAGTCTGAGTAA
- the sigW gene encoding RNA polymerase sigma factor SigW, whose amino-acid sequence MDELINKRINEVLKGNQDSFEEIVILFQHRLYHVCYRMLGSREEAQDIAQEAFVRAYSNLHTFDQKRKFSTWIFRIATNLCIDRIRKKKPDYSLDAQVPGTEGLDMYSQIAAAEDLPEEEVERMETQERVQYEIGRLPEKYRSVITLRYMEELPLQEIADILDLPLGTVKTRVHRGRDALRKQIGTM is encoded by the coding sequence TTGGATGAATTGATTAATAAACGAATAAATGAAGTGCTGAAAGGGAATCAAGATTCTTTTGAGGAGATTGTAATACTGTTCCAGCACCGCTTATATCATGTCTGTTACCGAATGCTCGGCAGTCGGGAGGAGGCGCAAGATATCGCGCAAGAAGCTTTCGTAAGAGCGTATTCAAATTTGCATACGTTTGACCAGAAGCGTAAGTTCTCAACTTGGATTTTTCGAATTGCAACGAACTTATGTATTGACAGGATCCGGAAAAAGAAACCAGACTATTCCTTGGATGCGCAAGTTCCTGGTACGGAAGGGCTCGACATGTACTCACAAATTGCAGCTGCTGAAGATTTGCCTGAAGAGGAAGTCGAACGCATGGAGACGCAAGAACGTGTTCAATACGAAATCGGACGTCTGCCAGAAAAGTACCGTTCCGTAATCACATTAAGGTATATGGAAGAACTGCCACTCCAAGAGATTGCCGACATATTAGATCTTCCGCTTGGCACCGTTAAAACACGTGTGCATCGAGGGCGGGATGCTTTACGAAAACAGATAGGTACTATGTAG
- the rocF gene encoding arginase produces MEKNLNISLVGVPLDYGQSRRGVDMGPSAIRYAGAVARLEAIGHQVTDTGDIAVPTGERVGQDQEGLKNLDEVTNACTDLAERVASLTKAEEFPLVFGGDHSMAIGTLAGLSEKYDNLGVIWYDAHADINTEATSPSGNIHGMPLAVSLGMGHEQLVNIYKDGKKIKPENVVIIGARSVDPGERELIKELGIKVFTMHEIDRDGMTSVMNQAIEYLTAKNIDGLHLSLDLDGLDPLYTPGVGTPVPGGISYRESHLAMEMLQDSGLLTSAEFVEVNPILDDKNGTADVAVGLIGSLFGEKLL; encoded by the coding sequence ATGGAGAAGAATTTAAATATTTCATTAGTAGGGGTTCCGCTTGACTATGGACAGAGCCGCAGAGGCGTTGATATGGGGCCAAGTGCAATCCGCTATGCAGGTGCGGTAGCTCGTCTCGAAGCAATTGGCCACCAAGTAACGGATACGGGTGATATTGCTGTTCCAACGGGGGAACGGGTTGGACAAGACCAAGAAGGTTTGAAAAACTTAGATGAAGTTACGAACGCATGCACAGATCTTGCTGAACGTGTGGCTTCGTTAACAAAAGCTGAAGAGTTTCCGCTTGTTTTCGGCGGTGATCATAGTATGGCTATCGGTACACTCGCAGGGCTTTCGGAGAAATACGATAATCTAGGTGTCATCTGGTATGATGCACACGCAGATATCAATACAGAGGCAACTTCTCCTTCGGGCAATATTCACGGGATGCCGCTTGCAGTCAGTCTTGGAATGGGACACGAGCAGTTAGTCAACATTTACAAAGACGGTAAAAAAATTAAACCCGAAAATGTTGTGATTATCGGAGCGCGTTCTGTCGATCCAGGGGAACGTGAATTGATTAAAGAATTGGGGATTAAAGTATTCACGATGCATGAAATCGACCGCGATGGAATGACGTCTGTCATGAACCAGGCAATTGAATACTTAACAGCTAAAAATATTGACGGCCTGCATTTGTCATTGGACTTAGACGGCTTAGACCCGCTCTATACGCCGGGAGTTGGGACACCGGTTCCAGGTGGAATCAGTTACCGCGAAAGTCATTTAGCGATGGAAATGCTTCAAGATTCCGGTTTGCTTACTTCTGCGGAGTTTGTAGAGGTGAATCCAATTCTGGACGATAAGAATGGAACAGCTGACGTAGCAGTCGGTCTGATTGGTTCATTATTCGGCGAAAAACTACTGTGA